One part of the Anguilla anguilla isolate fAngAng1 chromosome 11, fAngAng1.pri, whole genome shotgun sequence genome encodes these proteins:
- the gnat2 gene encoding guanine nucleotide-binding protein G(t) subunit alpha-2 gives MGSGGSAEDKKSKELEKQLQEDAAKDSKTVKLLLLGAGESGKSTIVKQMKILHQGGYTKEEQLGFKSIIYGNILQSALAIVRGMEMLGIDFGSPSAVEDGQKLQNLADSIEEGTMPSELAEVIKQLWSDSGVQAAFERAAEYQLNDSASYYLSELDRITKPDYLPTEQDVLRSRVKTTGIIEEQFSCKELHFRMFDVGGQRSERKKWIHCFEGVTCIIFCGALSAYDMVLVEDDEVNRMHESLHLFNSICNHRFFATTSIVLFLNKKDLFQEKIKKVHLSICFPDYDGPNTYEDASNYIKSQFEELNMKKGVKEIYSHLTCATDTENVQIVFNAVTDIIIKENLKDCGLF, from the exons ATGGGCAGCGGAGGAAGTGCCGAGGACAAGAAGTCCAAGGAGCTGGAGAAACAGCTGCAGGAGGACGCGGCCAAGGACTCCAAAACGGtcaaactgctgctgctgg GTGCTGGTGAGTCGGGGAAGAGCACCATTGTAAAGCAGATGAA AATTCTTCATCAGGGAGGTTATACGAAAGAAGAGCAACTGGGGTTCAAGTCGATTATTTACGGCAACATCCTGCAGTCTGCGCTGGCCATCGTGAGAGGCATGGAGATGCTGGGCATTGACTTTGGGTCGCCGTCCGCAGTG GAGGATGGGCAGAAGCTGCAGAACCTGGCAGACTCCATCGAGGAGGGCACCATGCCCAGCGAGCTGGCAGAGGTCATCAAGCAGCTGTGGAGTGACTCCGGGGTCCAGGCTGCCTTCGAGAGGGCCGCAGAGTACCAGCTCAACGACTCCGCCTCCTA TTATCTCAGTGAGCTGGACCGCATCACGAAACCGGATTACCTGCCCACTGAACAGGACGTGCTGCGCTCTCGAGTCAAGACCACGGGAATCATCGAGGAGCAGTTCTCCTGCAAGGAGCTGCACTTCAG GATGTTCGATGTGGGCGGCCAGAGGTCCGAGCGCAAGAAGTGGATCCACTGTTTCGAGGGCGTGACCTGCATCATCTTCTGCGGAGCACTGAGCGCCTATGACATGGTGCTGGTGGAGGACGACGAAGTC AACCGCATGCACGAGAGTCTGCATCTATTCAACAGCATCTGCAACCACAGGTTCTTCGCCACAACCTCAATCGTGCTCTTCCTCAACAAGAAGGACCTCTTTCAGGAGAAGATCAAGAAGGTCCACCTCAGCATCTGCTTCCCCGATTATGATG gtcCCAACACATATGAAGATGCCAGTAACTACATCAAGAGCCAGTTTGAGGAGCTGAACATGAAGAAGGGGGTGAAGGAGATCTACTCCCATTTGACCTGcgccacagacacagagaatgTCCAGATAGTGTTCAACGCAGTCACAGACATCATTATCAAAGAAAACCTGAAGGACTGCGGTCTGTTCTAA